The genome window CCCCCCTCGCGGGGGAAGGTGCCCGCGCAGCGGGCGGATGAGGGGGGATCGGTACGGCATTCGGAACGATCGATCGGACGCGCGTGCGGCGGCGGTCGTCCCCCTCATCTGATCGCTCCGCGATCTGTCTTCCCCCTCCAGGGGGGAAGACCGTCCGGCGGCAAGCGGTGCTTCAACTGCCCGCGTGGCCGACGGCCCCCGTGCTCCCGAACCCGCCTCGTGCCGAACCCCCGACCGTGGCGGTTCCGCCTCCACCGCCGCCTGTCCGGCCGCCGTGGCCGATGATTGGGTGGGTGACGTGCGCGCCGTGCGAACCGCCGCCGCCTCGCTCCTCGTCGTCTTCGTCGCGCGACGAGCACCCGTAAATCCCCACAACCGAGCCGATGAACACCAGCGAGATCGCCGCCGTGGACTTCTTCATCGAAATCGTCCAATCCGCCTCCCAGGCCCTTCGAGAGCAGCCCGCCCACGCGGACCCTTCGCGACTCTCGAGAATGATGTTCGACGGCCTCCGCCCGGCATTCGGCGAAATCGACCGAATCCACCCCGGATTTTTCACCTGGGTTTTTAGGTGAATTCTCTTGCCTCGGACAAATCTCCGAGTACGATTCACCTAACTTAATAAGTAAGGTTATTCCCGAAGGAGGTGGGGCGTGTCCGAGTCGGAATCGGATCCGAGTCCGAGGGAGTTGGACGTTCTCAAGGCGCTCTGGGAGCTGGGTTCCGGGAGCGTGCGCGAGGTGCACCGGCGGATGTGTCCCGGCGGGGAGCTGGCGTTCAACACGGTGCAGACGCTTTTGCGGATCATGGAAACGAAGGGCCTGGTGCGGCATCGTGCCGAGGGGCGGACGTTCGTCTACGAGCCGACCTACGAGCGGGATCGCGTCACGTCGCGGCTGCTGGATCGGGTGTTCGACGGGGCTCTCGATCAGGTCGTCCTCAGCCTCTTGCAGGTGAAGGACGCCAGCGAGGCCGAGCTGCGCGAGCTGGAAAAGCTCATCGCCGAGGCGAGGAAGCGGAAGGCGTCGGGAGGTGGTGCGAAGAAGGAGGGCCGTTGAGATGGACTGGTACAGCCTGGTCTCGGGAAGGCTCGTGGACGCGGCCGTCGGGGGGCTGATCGTCCTTGTGGTCGGGAGTCTGGCGGCGAGGCTCTCGCATCAGCCGGTCCGGCGCGTCCGGATCGTGCTGCTGACGCTGCTGGGAGCGGCCGTCGTGCCGTTCCTGGATCGGTTGCCGGTCGCGCCGCGATGGTCGGTCGGCGTCCTGCCCGCGCCGGCGATCGCGGAACCGAGAGCGACGCCCCCTGCCCCGCCGGCCCTGCCCTTGGTGGCGACCCGCGTGCCGATGGCGACGGCGGAGATTGGGAATCGCGTGGTCGCGACTCATCGGAACGAGGCGAAGCCCGAACCCGAGCGCCCGGCGGTCGAGGCTCGAGGCTGGGCAATGCCGTCGATCGGTTCGCTGATGGTCGCCGGGTATGCCGCGGCGGCGGCCGGATTGGCCGCGTGGTGGTTGTTGGGACAGGCCGCCTTCTGGCGAGTCGTCCGCGCGGCGAGGCCGGCGTCGGAGAAGGTTCGCGACGTCTTCCTGGAGATTGCGGGACCGGCGGGGCGTCGGGTTCGGCTGCTGGAGAGCGACCAGGTCGACCTGCCGTTCACGAACACCTGGATCCATCCGGTGATCCTGCTGCCGGCCGGCCTGTGCGACGGCCGCGAAGTCGAGACGCTCCGCTACGCCCTGGCGCACGAGTGGTCGCACGTGGAACGCAGGGATTCGTGGGCGTGGACGCTCGCGATGCTCTCGGGGATGGTTCTGTTCTACCAGCCCCTGTTCTGGTGGCTGCGGCGACAGCTTCGCCTCGGCCAGGATTTTCTCGCGGACGCCCGCGCCGCCGAGGTGGGCTCGGCGGAGGACTACGCGGCGTTCCTCGTCCGACTCGCGCGGTCGAAGCAGGCCGGGCCGACGTGGCCCGCGCTGGGGATCGGCGACCGCCGATCGAACCTCCACAGGAGGGTTCTCATGCTGGTGCAATCGCAACCGCTGGAGAAGCGCTGCCGGCCCGCCTGGAACGCGGCCGTCGCGCTGCCATCGATCGTCGTCGTCCTCATCGCGTCGGGCCTGCGCCTCGACGCCGCCCCACCCGCGAAGGAGGAGGCCGCCGTGCAAGACGCCGCCAAGCCGGCTGGCGAGACCCTGCACTACAAGGGAACCGTCAGAGACAAGGACACCGGCAAGCCGATCGCCGGGGCCGCGGTGACCGTCCGCCGATCGGACAGTTTGTACCTCGAGAACCGGGTGATTGAGGAATCTCGTCACACGACGGCGGCGGACGGGACTTATGAATTCACGATCCCTCCCGAGCAGACGGCCGTGCCCCGGCTCCGAATCGAGTTGGACGTCTCACACCCGGACTACGCAACCCGCGAGGGATTCGGTTACGCCCTGGGCGTGATCCGCAAGAACGAGAAACTCGGCGAGCAGCCCTTCTTTGAGTCATTCGAGCTGCGCCCGGCGAAGCCGATCATGGGGAAGGTCGAGACTCCCGAGGGAAAGCCCGCATCCGGTGTCGAGGTTCAGGCCTTCTCCAAGGTTGAGAACCTGCCGGGAGACGAGTATGAGTACGGTTCTTTCTCAAAGACGAAGACGGATGCGGACGGGTTGTTCCGCCTGCCGATCACAACGCCGGGCTCAGGGGTTTTCTGGATTTTGCCGACGACGTCCGCCCCGGAGACGCACGTCCTTGCGGATGGTCGGCGCGGCGATCTGGGAACGTTCCGCCTCAAGCCGGGCGTTCGATTGAGCGGGAAGTCGCTGGACGTCGAAGGCAAGCCAAAGCCCGGCGTGCTGGTGGAGATCCGCCGCATTTACAGCGACGAGCCCGGCGTTGACGTCCTCGGGCGACTCGGGGTCGGCGAATACATCCGCAAGATCGTGGAGACGGACGCCGAGGGGCGGTTTGTATCCGAGCCCTTGCCTCTCGGGGTGTACAGGGTGAGGCTCACGGACATGGACGATCGTGGGGGGCGTTCGGCGGGATCGAAGCGGAGGGAATCCCCGGGGCCGTATCCTCACTTGGTCGTGTACGTCAAGAAGGGAGAGACGCCGACGCCGGTCGAGCTCCGGGAGACGCCGTCCGTGATTCTCGAAGGGGGATGGTTCGACAGCAAGGGCCGGCCCAGAGCCGGATGGCCGAGCATGGTCGGCGGTTCGCTCGACGGCCTTCCCTGGTACGACGAGACGCAACCAGACGCCCAGGGCCGATTCTCGATGAGGCTTCCTCGCGGTCTGTTGGGAAGCACACTTTTTCTCACTCTGACGGAAGACGCCGCCGCGCGGCACCGGGCCGGCAAGGACGCTCCGCTGCTCGAAGGCGATGAGATCAGGATGGGGAGGCTCGATCGTGATGTGAAGGGTATTGAGATCATTCGCTACAAAGCGCCGGTGATCGTCATCCACGCCGTCACGAAGGATGGCAAGCAGATCAGCGGCTTTCAGGCCGACGTGGTGTATACAGGCGAGGCTGGGCTCGGAAGCCACATGGTCGGTCTCGCAGGACACGGCAAGACGTTCGAGAAGGGGATCGAGGACAAACGGAACGACGGTCGTTATCGCACCTTCCAACTGCTGCCCGATCGCGAGGTGAAAATCCGCGTGACAGCCGAGGGCTTCGCGCCGGCGGAGCGGACGATGAAGCTGGCCGAGGGTGTGACGGAGGAGGCGAACTTCGTGCTGGAGCCGAGGTGAGGCGACGGCCGCGCCGATCGGGTATCTTCGAACGGAACTTGTCTTCCCCCCTGGAGGGGGAAGACAGACCCCGCAGGGGTCAGATGAGGGGGACGACCGCGTCGGACGTGCATCCGACGTTCGCTGCGAGACGCATCGCCGATCTCCCCCTCATCCGGCCCTTCGGGCCACCTTCCCCCTCCAGGGGGGAAGGCCGTGGCGAGGACCTCTTCAGGACCTCTGACGGTCAGCGGCTTTCGAAATGGCGAGGCGACGAGCATGGGCCTGCGATGGGGTTTGTTGAGCTGCGCGAGGATCTGTCGGCGGGGGCTGATCCCGGGGATCCGAGCGTCGGAGACCGGCACGCTGGCGGCGCTGGCGAGTCGCGACGGCAGCCAGGCGAAGGCCTGGGCGGATGAGTTCGAGATTCCGAGGGCGTACGGCTCATACGATGCGCTGCTCGCCGACCCGGAGGTCGACGCCGTCTACGTCCCGCTCCCCAACGAGCTGCACAAACCCTGGGTCGAACGCGCGGCCGACGCCGGCAAGCACGTCCTCTGCGAGAAGCCCCTGGCGCTGAACGCCGACGAGGCGGCGGCGATGGTCGAGTACTGCCGATCGCGCAAGGTCCTGCTGATGGAAGCCTTCATGTGGCGGCATCATCCCCGGACGCTGGCCGTCAAGAAGCTCGTCGATGAGGGGAAGATCGGCGAGTTGCGCCTGATCCGCTCGTCGTTCTCGTTCCCGATCGACCCGGGGGACTGGCGGCTCGACTCCAATCGCGGCGGGGGCGCTTTGTGGGACGTCGGCTGCTACGGCGTGAACGCGGCGCGGCTGTTCGCGGGGGACGAACCGGAGCAGATCCAGGCGGCGGCTCATATGAAGGGGGGCGTCGACATGAGCCTCGCCGCCGTGATGGAATTCCCCAACGGCGTGTTGGCCTCGGTCGATTGCAGCTTCGAGCAGCCCTTCCGCTGCTGGTGCGAGATCGTCGGCACGCGCGGCGTGATCGAGATCCCCGACGCCTACCTGCCGCCCGCCTCCGGCCCGATCGCAACGCTTCGGACGATGGCCGAGCCCTCGGACGTCGGCGCGGGTGACGATCGCATCGAGACCCTCACCTTTACCGACGTCAACCAGTACGCCGCGATGGTCGACGCCTTCGGCAGGTCGGTCGCCGCCGGCCGGCTGGAAGCCCCCGCCGAGGATGGTCTCCTGCAGATGAAGACCCTCGACGCGATCCTCCGCTCGGCCGGCGGCTGACGAGGTCATCAGACTCCGACGGCTTCCAGGGCCGGGGGCGAGACGTGCTCGCCTTCGGCCTTTTCAACTTCATGATGCGGCCGGGACTTCCGCAGCCGGTTCGAGATCCCTCGGAGGATCACGTAGAAGGCCGGCGTAAGGAAGAGGCCGAAGAACGTCACGCCCAGCATGCCGCTGAAGACGGCCGTTCCCAGGACCTGTCGCATTTCGAAGCCCGGCCCGACCGCCCTGGCGAGCGGCACCACGCCCAGGATGAACGCGAACGAGGTCATGATGATCGGCCGCAAGCGCAGGCGGCAGGCCTCCACGGCGGCGGCGATCGGGCTCAGGTGCTCTTCTTCCTCCTGTTGCTTGGCGAACTCGACGATCAAGACGGCGTTCTTGGCCGCCAGGCCGATGAGGACGACGAAGCTGATCTGGGTGATGAGGTTGTCGTCCATGCCGCGGGCCCACACGCCGCCGAGGGCGAACGGCAGGCAGACCGGGGCGATGAGGATGATCGCCAGCGGGAGCGCCCAACTCTCGAACTCGGCCGCGTGGACGAGGAACACGAACAGCACGCAGAGCGGGAAGATGTAGAGCGCGGAATTCCCCGCGAGCTTCTCCTGGTAGGCGATGTCGGTCCACTCGATCCCCATGCCCTGCGGCAGCACCTCCTTCGCCAGCCGTTCGATCGTCTCGATCGCCTGGCCCGAGCTGTAGCCGGGGGCCGTGTCGCCCTGGACCTCGGACGAGGGGAACATGTTGTACCGGACCACGCGCTCCGGGCCGGTCTCCCACCGGACGTCCACGACCGAGCCCAGCGGGACCATCTCGCCGGCCGCGTTCCGCGTTTTGAGCTGGCCGATGTCCTCGTCGGCGTCTCGGAACGATTCCTCGGCCTGGGTCCGCACCTGGAACGTCCGGCCGAATCGGTTGAAGTCGTTGACGTACGACGAGCCGAGGTTCGACTGGAGCGCGTCGAAGATGTTCTGGATCGGCACGTCGAGCATCTGGGCCTTCACCCGGTCGACGTCGGCGAAGAGCTGCGGCGTGTTCGCGCCGTAGATCGAGAAGACGCCGGCCAGCGCGGGCTCCTTGCGAGCGGCCGCCAGGAATTCCTGGGTCGCGTCGTGGAGCGCCCTGGCGCCGTAGCCTTTGCGGTCCTGGATCAGGAACTTGTAGCCGCCGGACGTCCCCAGACCCTGCACCGGCGGCGCGGGGATGACGAAGACGTTGGCGTCCGGGATCTGCATCAGTTCGCGCTGGATGTTCGGCAGCTCGGCCAGGATGTTCGGCTGGTCGTGGGCGTGCTCGCGCTCGTGCGGCAGGCGAGGGCCGAAAAAGACGACCGCCGCGGCCGGGTTGTTCGACCGTGCCGCTCCCGAATAGCCGACGAACTCGACGGTGTGCCCCACGACCGGGTTCTTGCGGACGATCTCGCTCACGCGACGGACGACGGCGTCGGTCCGGGACAGCGACGCGCCGTCGGGCAACTGGACCACCGTGATCAGGTAACCCTTGTCCTGCCGGGGGATGAAGCCCGTCGGCACCGCCTTGAAGCCGTAGAACGTCATGGCGATCAGCGCCCCGTAGACGAGCACCGGGATCGCCAGCCGTCGCAGCAGCCAGCCGACCGTCGCGGCGTAGCGGCCGGCCACGCGCTCGAACGTCCGGTTGAACGCCCGGAAGAACCAGCCGAAGGCCAGATCCCAGAGGCGGCCGAGTCGTCCCTGCTTGGCCCCGTGCGGCGGCAAGAGGATCGCGCACAGGGCCGGGCTGAGCGTCAGCGAGACGAACGCCGAGATCAGGGTCGAGGTCGCGATCGTGAGCGCGAACTGGCGATAGAACTGGCCGCTGATCCCCGCGATGAACGCCGTGGGGACGAACACGGCCGAGAGCCCGAAGGCGATGGCGATGACCGCGGCGGTCGCCTCGTCCATCGCCTTGTGGGCGGCCTCGCGGGGCGAGAGCCCGGCGGCGATGTGCCGTTCGACGTTCTCCACCACCACGATGGCGTCGTCGACCACGATGCCGATGGCCAGCACCAGGCCGAACAGCGACAGCATGTTGAGCGAGAACCCGAACGCCGACATCGCCGCGAACGTCCCCACCAGCGAGACCGGGATCGCCAGCAGCGGAATCAAGGTCGCCCGCCAGTTCTGGAGGAAGACCAGCACCACGATCACGACCAGCACCGCCGCCTCGTAGAGCGTGTGGATCACGGAGTCGATCGACTCGCGGACGAACACGGTCGGGTTGTAGGCGATCTTGTAGCTCATCCCTTCGGGGAAGTCCCTGGAGAGCCGCTCGATGGTTTCTTGAAGCGTCTGGGCGGTCGCCAGCGCGTTCGAGCCGGGGAGCTGCGTGATTGCCATGCCGACGCCGACCTCGCCGTCGACGTAGCCGTTGATCGAGTAGTCGCGGGCCCCCAGCTCGATCCGG of Paludisphaera rhizosphaerae contains these proteins:
- a CDS encoding Gfo/Idh/MocA family protein, with the translated sequence MGLRWGLLSCARICRRGLIPGIRASETGTLAALASRDGSQAKAWADEFEIPRAYGSYDALLADPEVDAVYVPLPNELHKPWVERAADAGKHVLCEKPLALNADEAAAMVEYCRSRKVLLMEAFMWRHHPRTLAVKKLVDEGKIGELRLIRSSFSFPIDPGDWRLDSNRGGGALWDVGCYGVNAARLFAGDEPEQIQAAAHMKGGVDMSLAAVMEFPNGVLASVDCSFEQPFRCWCEIVGTRGVIEIPDAYLPPASGPIATLRTMAEPSDVGAGDDRIETLTFTDVNQYAAMVDAFGRSVAAGRLEAPAEDGLLQMKTLDAILRSAGG
- a CDS encoding M56 family metallopeptidase, with protein sequence MDWYSLVSGRLVDAAVGGLIVLVVGSLAARLSHQPVRRVRIVLLTLLGAAVVPFLDRLPVAPRWSVGVLPAPAIAEPRATPPAPPALPLVATRVPMATAEIGNRVVATHRNEAKPEPERPAVEARGWAMPSIGSLMVAGYAAAAAGLAAWWLLGQAAFWRVVRAARPASEKVRDVFLEIAGPAGRRVRLLESDQVDLPFTNTWIHPVILLPAGLCDGREVETLRYALAHEWSHVERRDSWAWTLAMLSGMVLFYQPLFWWLRRQLRLGQDFLADARAAEVGSAEDYAAFLVRLARSKQAGPTWPALGIGDRRSNLHRRVLMLVQSQPLEKRCRPAWNAAVALPSIVVVLIASGLRLDAAPPAKEEAAVQDAAKPAGETLHYKGTVRDKDTGKPIAGAAVTVRRSDSLYLENRVIEESRHTTAADGTYEFTIPPEQTAVPRLRIELDVSHPDYATREGFGYALGVIRKNEKLGEQPFFESFELRPAKPIMGKVETPEGKPASGVEVQAFSKVENLPGDEYEYGSFSKTKTDADGLFRLPITTPGSGVFWILPTTSAPETHVLADGRRGDLGTFRLKPGVRLSGKSLDVEGKPKPGVLVEIRRIYSDEPGVDVLGRLGVGEYIRKIVETDAEGRFVSEPLPLGVYRVRLTDMDDRGGRSAGSKRRESPGPYPHLVVYVKKGETPTPVELRETPSVILEGGWFDSKGRPRAGWPSMVGGSLDGLPWYDETQPDAQGRFSMRLPRGLLGSTLFLTLTEDAAARHRAGKDAPLLEGDEIRMGRLDRDVKGIEIIRYKAPVIVIHAVTKDGKQISGFQADVVYTGEAGLGSHMVGLAGHGKTFEKGIEDKRNDGRYRTFQLLPDREVKIRVTAEGFAPAERTMKLAEGVTEEANFVLEPR
- a CDS encoding BlaI/MecI/CopY family transcriptional regulator encodes the protein MSESESDPSPRELDVLKALWELGSGSVREVHRRMCPGGELAFNTVQTLLRIMETKGLVRHRAEGRTFVYEPTYERDRVTSRLLDRVFDGALDQVVLSLLQVKDASEAELRELEKLIAEARKRKASGGGAKKEGR
- a CDS encoding efflux RND transporter permease subunit, with amino-acid sequence MRIAHFFIDRPIFAAVVSLVITIFGAISYLTLPAAQYPDVVPPTVIVRASYPGASPEVIAETVATPIEQEVNGVEDMLYMSSQCTVDGQMELTVTFKLGTDLDNAQVLVQNRVSTAEPRLPEEVRRQGVTTIKSSPDILMVIHLVSPDNRFDQLYLSNYAVIQVRDALARVEGVGSINMPGLREYSMRIWLDPERLSHLSLIPSDVIRAIQNQNIQAASGVIGQAPQSTTGEYQLTVKTLGRLLEPEQFNDIVVKTGEEGRIVRVGDVARIELGARDYSINGYVDGEVGVGMAITQLPGSNALATAQTLQETIERLSRDFPEGMSYKIAYNPTVFVRESIDSVIHTLYEAAVLVVIVVLVFLQNWRATLIPLLAIPVSLVGTFAAMSAFGFSLNMLSLFGLVLAIGIVVDDAIVVVENVERHIAAGLSPREAAHKAMDEATAAVIAIAFGLSAVFVPTAFIAGISGQFYRQFALTIATSTLISAFVSLTLSPALCAILLPPHGAKQGRLGRLWDLAFGWFFRAFNRTFERVAGRYAATVGWLLRRLAIPVLVYGALIAMTFYGFKAVPTGFIPRQDKGYLITVVQLPDGASLSRTDAVVRRVSEIVRKNPVVGHTVEFVGYSGAARSNNPAAAVVFFGPRLPHEREHAHDQPNILAELPNIQRELMQIPDANVFVIPAPPVQGLGTSGGYKFLIQDRKGYGARALHDATQEFLAAARKEPALAGVFSIYGANTPQLFADVDRVKAQMLDVPIQNIFDALQSNLGSSYVNDFNRFGRTFQVRTQAEESFRDADEDIGQLKTRNAAGEMVPLGSVVDVRWETGPERVVRYNMFPSSEVQGDTAPGYSSGQAIETIERLAKEVLPQGMGIEWTDIAYQEKLAGNSALYIFPLCVLFVFLVHAAEFESWALPLAIILIAPVCLPFALGGVWARGMDDNLITQISFVVLIGLAAKNAVLIVEFAKQQEEEEHLSPIAAAVEACRLRLRPIIMTSFAFILGVVPLARAVGPGFEMRQVLGTAVFSGMLGVTFFGLFLTPAFYVILRGISNRLRKSRPHHEVEKAEGEHVSPPALEAVGV